A window of Dickeya zeae NCPPB 2538 contains these coding sequences:
- the polA gene encoding DNA polymerase I has translation MVQIAENPLILVDGSSYLYRAYHAFPPLTNAAGEPTGAMYGVLNMLRSLLQQYHPSHVAVVFDAKGKTFRDDLFEHYKSHRPPMPDDLRAQIEPLHRMVKAMGLPLLSVSGVEADDVIGTLAQQAERAGKPVLISTGDKDMAQLVTPQITLINTMNNTILGPDEVCAKYGIPPSLIIDFLALMGDSSDNIPGVPGVGEKTAQALLQGVGGLDALYGNLDKIATLTFRGAKTMAAKLEQHKDVAYLSYQLATIKTDVELELGCEQLTVNELDVTELRELFARYEFKRWLADVEDGKWLQGGKKSPAAVPFVKPDTEDAPKEASSVLSQDGYVTILDESSLQDWIARINAAGLFSFDTETDGLDTLTANLVGISLAIKPGEAAYLPLGHDYLDAPTQLDRDTVLARLKPLLENESIGKIGQNLKFDKGVMARYGIDLRGIVFDTMLESYVLDSVAGRHDMDSLSERYLQHKTITFEEIAGKGKNQLTFNQIPLEQAAVYAAEDADVTLRLHETLWAKLEPQQDLCKVFRNIDMPLVPVLSRMERTGVLIDTTILAEHSQELTQRLAELEVQAHELAGEAFNLASPKQLGAILYEKLQLPVIKKTPKGAPSTNEEVLAELALDYPLPKLILEHRGLAKLKSTYTDKLPQMINPLTKRVHTSYHQAVTATGRLSSSDPNLQNIPVRNEEGRRIRQAFIAPQGYRILAADYSQIELRIMAHLSRDAGLLKAFSEGLDIHRATAAEVFGLPLDKVTTEQRRSAKAINFGLIYGMSAFGLSRQLGIARNEAQKYMNLYFERYPGVQEYMDRTRQQAADQGYVSTLDGRRLYLPDIHSRNAMSRKAAERAAINAPMQGTAADIIKKAMIAIDDWLQQEKPLATMLMQVHDELVFEVHHSVMDEVSAKIRNLMEGCMQLDVPLQVDIGTGSNWDQAH, from the coding sequence ATGGTTCAAATAGCAGAAAACCCTCTCATTCTGGTTGACGGTTCATCGTACCTTTACCGCGCTTACCACGCCTTCCCTCCCTTGACTAACGCTGCTGGCGAGCCGACCGGGGCGATGTACGGGGTGCTCAATATGCTGCGTAGTTTGTTGCAGCAGTATCATCCCAGCCATGTGGCGGTGGTGTTTGATGCGAAGGGGAAGACATTTCGTGATGACTTGTTTGAACACTACAAATCTCATCGCCCGCCGATGCCGGATGATCTGCGTGCGCAGATTGAACCATTGCACCGTATGGTGAAAGCGATGGGGTTGCCGCTGCTTTCTGTTTCCGGCGTTGAGGCTGACGATGTGATTGGGACACTGGCACAGCAGGCGGAGCGTGCCGGTAAACCTGTGCTGATCAGCACTGGCGATAAAGATATGGCCCAACTGGTGACGCCGCAGATAACCCTGATCAACACCATGAATAACACTATTCTGGGGCCGGATGAGGTGTGTGCCAAATATGGTATTCCTCCCTCTCTGATTATCGATTTTCTGGCGCTGATGGGGGATTCCTCCGACAACATTCCCGGCGTGCCGGGGGTGGGTGAGAAAACTGCGCAAGCACTACTGCAAGGTGTGGGCGGGCTGGATGCGCTCTATGGCAATCTGGATAAGATTGCGACGCTGACCTTCCGTGGTGCTAAAACCATGGCGGCAAAGCTCGAGCAGCATAAAGACGTGGCTTACCTTTCTTATCAGCTGGCGACGATTAAAACCGATGTTGAGCTGGAGCTCGGTTGCGAACAACTGACGGTGAATGAGCTGGATGTAACGGAACTGCGTGAGTTATTCGCCCGTTATGAATTCAAACGCTGGCTGGCAGATGTGGAAGATGGCAAATGGTTGCAGGGCGGCAAAAAGAGTCCAGCTGCGGTACCGTTTGTGAAACCAGACACTGAAGATGCACCTAAAGAGGCGTCCAGCGTATTGTCTCAGGATGGTTATGTGACCATTCTGGATGAGTCTTCCTTGCAGGACTGGATTGCCAGAATTAATGCTGCTGGTCTGTTCTCGTTTGATACCGAAACCGATGGCCTTGATACGCTAACGGCTAATCTGGTGGGGATCTCTCTGGCCATCAAACCCGGTGAAGCCGCTTACCTGCCATTAGGGCATGATTATCTCGATGCGCCGACACAGTTGGATAGAGATACCGTGTTAGCGCGATTAAAGCCACTGCTGGAAAATGAATCCATCGGTAAGATCGGGCAAAACCTGAAGTTCGATAAAGGCGTGATGGCTCGTTACGGTATTGATCTGCGCGGGATTGTGTTTGATACCATGCTGGAATCCTACGTGCTTGATAGTGTGGCGGGTCGGCACGATATGGATAGCCTGTCAGAGCGCTATCTGCAGCATAAGACCATCACCTTTGAAGAGATCGCTGGTAAGGGAAAGAACCAGTTAACCTTCAATCAGATCCCACTGGAGCAGGCGGCGGTTTATGCCGCGGAAGATGCTGACGTGACGTTGCGTTTGCATGAAACGTTATGGGCGAAGCTGGAGCCGCAACAGGATCTGTGCAAGGTATTCAGGAATATCGATATGCCGCTGGTGCCAGTGTTGTCTCGTATGGAACGCACCGGTGTGCTGATTGATACCACGATTCTGGCCGAACACTCGCAGGAGCTGACGCAACGTCTGGCAGAGCTGGAAGTTCAGGCTCATGAGCTAGCGGGTGAGGCTTTCAATTTGGCTTCGCCTAAACAGTTAGGTGCCATTCTGTACGAAAAGCTGCAGTTGCCGGTTATCAAGAAAACGCCGAAAGGCGCGCCTTCTACCAATGAAGAAGTGCTTGCTGAGCTGGCGCTGGATTATCCGCTGCCGAAGTTGATTCTGGAACACCGTGGGCTGGCTAAACTGAAATCGACTTACACGGATAAGTTGCCGCAGATGATTAACCCGTTGACTAAACGGGTGCATACCTCCTATCACCAGGCGGTAACGGCTACGGGGCGTCTGTCCTCCAGTGATCCTAACTTGCAAAACATTCCCGTGCGTAATGAAGAAGGGCGCCGTATTCGTCAGGCGTTCATTGCTCCGCAAGGATATCGAATTCTGGCGGCTGACTACTCGCAGATAGAGTTACGCATCATGGCGCACCTGTCACGGGATGCTGGATTACTGAAGGCGTTTTCGGAAGGTCTGGATATTCACCGTGCTACCGCTGCCGAAGTATTCGGTTTGCCGCTTGATAAAGTGACGACGGAACAGCGTCGCAGTGCTAAAGCCATCAACTTTGGCCTGATTTACGGGATGAGTGCTTTTGGTTTGTCCCGCCAGTTGGGCATTGCGCGTAATGAAGCGCAGAAATACATGAATCTCTATTTTGAGCGCTATCCCGGGGTACAGGAATACATGGATCGCACACGCCAGCAGGCGGCAGATCAAGGGTATGTCTCCACGCTGGATGGTCGCCGCCTCTACCTGCCGGATATTCACTCCCGTAATGCTATGAGCCGTAAAGCCGCAGAGCGTGCTGCTATTAACGCACCGATGCAGGGTACCGCCGCAGACATCATTAAAAAAGCGATGATTGCCATTGATGACTGGTTACAGCAGGAAAAACCATTGGCGACGATGCTGATGCAGGTACACGATGAATTGGTGTTTGAAGTGCATCACTCTGTAATGGATGAGGTCAGTGCGAAGATTCGTAACCTGATGGAAGGCTGCATGCAGTTAGATGTGCCATTACAGGTGGATATCGGTACCGGGAGTAACTGGGACCAGGCCCACTAA
- a CDS encoding serine/threonine protein kinase encodes MHDAVFNFHTLSPDVIMDALWSVGIRVDSGLTALNSYENRVYQFSDEDRKRYVVKFYRPQRWDAGQINEEHRFAAELSDDEVPVVAPLVLQGNTLHAHDGFWFAVFPSVGGRQYEMDNDNQLEEVGRYLGRIHQTGSRNLFSTRPTIGLQEYLDDPLLTLTDSSLIAGVQKAPFLAATTRLIEEVKLHWHTHWQARRLHGDCHPGNILWRDGPLFVDLDDARNGPAVQDLWMLLHGERQEQRIQLDILLDAYSEFASFDESELALIEPLRAMRMVHYLAWVTRRWHDPAFPRSFPWMQDADFWAKQTAIFTEQVRLLQEPPLQLAPMY; translated from the coding sequence ATGCATGATGCCGTATTCAATTTTCATACACTGTCGCCGGATGTCATCATGGACGCGCTGTGGTCTGTGGGGATCCGCGTTGACTCTGGCCTGACAGCACTTAACAGCTATGAAAATCGGGTTTACCAGTTTAGCGATGAAGATCGCAAGCGTTATGTGGTGAAGTTTTATCGGCCGCAACGGTGGGATGCTGGTCAGATTAATGAAGAGCATCGCTTTGCGGCCGAGTTGTCTGATGATGAAGTGCCGGTGGTCGCCCCGTTGGTCTTACAGGGCAATACGTTGCATGCGCATGATGGTTTCTGGTTTGCCGTGTTCCCAAGCGTTGGTGGGCGTCAGTATGAAATGGACAATGATAACCAGTTGGAGGAAGTCGGGCGCTATCTGGGCCGGATCCATCAGACTGGTAGTCGAAATCTGTTTTCAACGCGCCCTACTATTGGGTTACAGGAATACCTTGATGACCCATTGCTCACATTAACGGATAGTTCTCTAATTGCTGGTGTGCAGAAAGCGCCCTTTCTGGCCGCGACAACCCGGCTTATCGAGGAAGTGAAATTACACTGGCATACCCACTGGCAAGCCAGACGCCTGCATGGTGACTGCCATCCTGGGAATATTCTTTGGCGCGATGGTCCATTGTTTGTTGATCTGGATGATGCGCGTAATGGCCCGGCTGTTCAGGATTTGTGGATGCTGCTGCATGGCGAGCGCCAGGAGCAGCGTATTCAATTGGATATTTTGCTGGATGCCTACAGCGAATTTGCTTCGTTTGATGAGTCAGAATTGGCGCTGATTGAGCCGCTACGTGCCATGCGAATGGTTCATTATCTGGCCTGGGTGACCCGTCGTTGGCATGACCCGGCTTTTCCCCGTAGTTTTCCGTGGATGCAAGACGCTGATTTTTGGGCAAAGCAGACCGCTATTTTTACTGAACAGGTCAGGCTGTTGCAGGAACCACCGTTGCAGCTGGCACCGATGTACTGA
- a CDS encoding YihD family protein: MKCHRVNELIELLHPAWQKEPDLNLVQFLQKLAQEAGFEGALSDLTDDILIYHLKLRDADSTQPIPGLQKDYEEDFKTALLRARGVIKD; encoded by the coding sequence ATGAAGTGCCATCGTGTAAATGAATTGATTGAGTTGCTGCATCCAGCCTGGCAAAAAGAGCCTGATTTGAATTTGGTGCAATTTTTACAAAAACTTGCACAGGAAGCCGGGTTTGAGGGGGCGCTTAGTGATTTGACTGATGATATCCTTATTTATCATCTAAAGTTACGTGACGCAGATAGCACACAGCCTATTCCCGGCTTGCAGAAGGATTATGAAGAAGATTTCAAAACCGCATTACTGCGTGCCCGCGGCGTTATCAAGGATTAA
- the mobA gene encoding molybdenum cofactor guanylyltransferase MobA translates to MITGVILAGGQSSRMGGNDKGLIELEGKPLYQHVLARLKPQVDTLLINANRHQARYQQSGYPVIGDINRDFSGPLAGIFTGLSIAETEWVVFVPCDVPALPYDLVSRLQQSCGNQSSDNHCAAYATDGVREHPTLLLIHISLTEKLERYLKNGDRKLMLFLEQVAAKAVSFADQPLSFRNLNTPEDLAHWQGNIHD, encoded by the coding sequence ATGATAACAGGTGTGATTCTGGCTGGGGGTCAGTCATCCCGCATGGGCGGAAATGATAAAGGATTGATTGAGCTGGAAGGTAAGCCGCTCTATCAACATGTTCTGGCTCGTCTGAAACCACAGGTTGATACCCTGCTCATTAACGCTAATCGGCATCAGGCTCGTTATCAGCAAAGCGGTTATCCGGTGATCGGCGATATTAATCGTGATTTTTCCGGCCCTTTAGCTGGCATATTTACCGGGTTGAGTATCGCCGAAACAGAATGGGTGGTATTCGTCCCCTGTGATGTACCGGCATTACCCTACGATTTAGTCTCACGTTTACAGCAATCCTGTGGCAATCAATCCAGTGACAATCATTGTGCCGCCTATGCCACAGATGGAGTACGCGAGCACCCAACACTTTTGTTGATCCACATATCCCTGACCGAAAAGCTGGAACGTTATCTGAAGAACGGCGACCGAAAACTAATGCTATTCCTGGAACAGGTAGCGGCAAAAGCCGTTTCTTTCGCCGATCAGCCTTTATCATTCCGTAATCTCAATACACCAGAGGATCTCGCCCACTGGCAGGGGAATATACATGACTGA
- the mobB gene encoding molybdopterin-guanine dinucleotide biosynthesis protein MobB, which translates to MTDVPLLAIAAHSGTGKTTLLKQLIPLLNAMGIRVGIIKHTHHDMDIDKPGKDSYELRKAGADQTLVASHTRWALMTETPEQQEPDLFFLASRMDSSKLDLILVEGFKHESVEKILLYRHKSGNNEVMEIDDCTLAIASDVPLTLPKPCLDLNQPTLIAVFIRDWLRQKKGI; encoded by the coding sequence ATGACTGATGTTCCGCTTTTGGCTATTGCCGCTCACAGTGGTACGGGTAAAACCACATTACTAAAACAGCTTATCCCCCTGCTTAACGCCATGGGGATCCGGGTGGGTATCATCAAACATACTCATCACGATATGGACATCGATAAACCAGGTAAAGACAGCTATGAGCTACGCAAAGCTGGTGCCGATCAAACACTGGTTGCCAGTCATACTCGCTGGGCATTAATGACCGAGACACCAGAACAACAAGAACCCGATTTATTTTTTCTGGCCAGCAGAATGGATAGTTCAAAGTTGGATTTAATTCTGGTGGAAGGCTTCAAGCATGAGTCTGTCGAAAAAATACTGCTTTACCGCCATAAGTCTGGAAATAATGAAGTGATGGAGATTGATGACTGCACACTGGCAATAGCCAGCGATGTACCGTTAACACTCCCCAAGCCTTGTCTGGATCTGAACCAGCCAACGCTGATAGCGGTATTTATCAGAGACTGGCTGCGCCAAAAGAAAGGTATCTGA
- the rbsR gene encoding ribose operon transcriptional repressor RbsR, translating to MATMKDVARLAGVSTSTVSHVINDNRYVSDAIRDRVMKAVEQLNYAPSALARSLKINQTRTIGMLLTASSNPFYAEVVRGVERCCYERGYSLILCNTEGDHHRLSRSLETLLQKRVDGLLLMCTESHLPSPDIIRRYPSIPVVMMDWAPFEGSSDIIKDNSLQGGEMATHYLISQGYRKIACIAGPQDKTTAHNRLEGYRKAMNQSGLSIPAGFEVIGDFEFEAGFRAMQQLLALPERPDAVFTSNDAMAVGVYRALYEAGLSIPDDMAVVGYDDIELARYLSPPLTTIHQPKGELGELAIDTLLHRLEHPDAEHNVLVLTPELIVRDSVGKIHA from the coding sequence TTGGCGACAATGAAAGACGTGGCCCGTCTGGCTGGGGTATCCACATCAACGGTTTCTCATGTCATCAACGATAACCGCTATGTCAGCGATGCCATTCGCGACCGGGTAATGAAAGCGGTGGAACAACTGAACTACGCGCCGTCCGCGCTGGCGCGTAGTCTCAAAATCAACCAGACCCGTACCATTGGTATGTTGCTGACGGCAAGTAGTAACCCGTTTTATGCCGAAGTGGTGCGTGGTGTGGAACGTTGTTGTTACGAACGTGGCTATAGCCTGATTCTTTGCAATACCGAAGGCGATCACCACCGTCTGAGCCGCAGTCTGGAGACGTTGCTGCAAAAGCGGGTGGATGGGCTGTTACTGATGTGCACAGAGAGCCATCTGCCTTCACCGGATATTATTCGTCGCTATCCCTCTATTCCTGTGGTGATGATGGACTGGGCACCGTTTGAAGGCAGCAGCGATATCATCAAAGATAATTCGCTGCAAGGCGGCGAAATGGCGACTCACTACCTGATTTCTCAGGGCTATCGCAAAATTGCCTGTATTGCAGGTCCGCAAGATAAAACCACCGCACACAATCGTCTGGAAGGTTATCGCAAAGCCATGAATCAGTCGGGCTTGTCGATTCCTGCGGGTTTCGAGGTGATCGGGGACTTTGAGTTTGAAGCTGGTTTTCGCGCCATGCAGCAGTTACTGGCGCTACCGGAGCGCCCGGACGCTGTCTTTACCAGTAATGATGCGATGGCGGTAGGCGTTTATCGCGCCTTATATGAGGCGGGGCTATCCATTCCTGACGATATGGCCGTGGTGGGCTACGACGACATTGAACTGGCTCGTTATCTGTCGCCGCCCTTGACGACGATACATCAGCCTAAAGGTGAGCTTGGTGAACTGGCCATTGATACGCTGCTCCACCGGTTAGAGCACCCGGATGCTGAACATAATGTTCTGGTATTGACACCCGAGTTAATCGTTCGGGATTCCGTCGGCAAAATCCACGCCTGA
- the rbsK gene encoding ribokinase gives MKSGKLVVLGSINADHILNLAQFPRPGETVIGKQYGVAFGGKGANQAVAAGRSGADIEFIACVGADDIGERIRQQLINDRIDVSAVEAITGQTTGVALIFVNGEAENMIGIHAGANAAVTPDYLHRYQQKITDASALLMQLESPLETVIAAARLAHDSGTKVILNPAPACSLPDELLSLVDMITPNETEAQILTGVSVETEEDAQRAAQVLHDKGISTVLITLGSRGVWLSEQGQGQRIPGFRVKAVDTIAAGDTFNGALVTALLESRPMEAAVKFAHAAAAIAVTRHGAQPSVPWREEIDAFLNAQE, from the coding sequence ATGAAATCAGGCAAGCTGGTAGTCTTGGGAAGTATCAATGCGGATCATATTTTGAATCTGGCTCAGTTTCCCCGCCCGGGCGAAACGGTGATCGGTAAACAATATGGTGTGGCATTTGGCGGTAAAGGCGCGAACCAGGCGGTGGCTGCCGGGCGTAGTGGCGCAGATATCGAATTTATCGCTTGTGTCGGCGCTGACGATATCGGCGAACGTATTCGCCAGCAACTCATCAATGACCGAATTGATGTTTCCGCCGTTGAAGCCATTACCGGCCAGACTACCGGGGTAGCATTGATTTTCGTTAACGGTGAAGCTGAAAACATGATCGGCATTCATGCGGGGGCCAATGCGGCCGTAACGCCTGATTACCTGCATCGCTATCAGCAGAAAATTACTGATGCCTCCGCGCTGTTGATGCAACTGGAGTCTCCGCTGGAAACTGTGATAGCAGCTGCTCGCCTGGCGCATGACAGTGGCACTAAAGTTATTCTCAACCCGGCTCCAGCTTGTTCTCTGCCTGACGAGTTATTGTCATTGGTGGATATGATCACGCCGAATGAGACGGAAGCGCAGATCCTGACTGGGGTGAGCGTAGAAACCGAAGAAGATGCACAGCGTGCCGCACAGGTCCTGCATGATAAAGGCATCTCAACAGTACTGATTACCCTTGGCAGCCGTGGTGTCTGGTTAAGCGAACAAGGGCAGGGTCAGCGTATTCCCGGTTTCCGGGTCAAAGCGGTTGATACCATTGCGGCGGGTGATACCTTCAATGGCGCGTTGGTGACGGCTCTGCTGGAGTCACGCCCTATGGAGGCGGCGGTTAAGTTTGCTCATGCGGCGGCGGCTATCGCGGTGACTCGCCATGGCGCTCAGCCTTCTGTTCCCTGGCGTGAAGAGATTGATGCCTTCCTGAATGCACAGGAGTAA
- the rbsB gene encoding ribose ABC transporter substrate-binding protein RbsB: protein MNLKKIATLVSAVALSATVSANALAKDTIALVVSTLNNPFFVSLKDGAQKEADKLGYNLVVLDSQNNPAKELSNVQDLTVRGTKLLLINPTDSNAVGNAVKLANQAKIPVITLDRVAASGEVVSHVASDNAFGGKVAGDFIAKKLGEGAKVIQLEGLAGTSAARERGAGFMKSAEKNKFNMLASQPADFDRTKGLNVMQNLLTAHPDVQAVFAQNDEMALGALRALQTAGRDNVMVVGFDGTADGLKAVESGKMAATVAQRPDQIGVIGVETADKVLKGEKVQAIIPVDLKLVTKQ from the coding sequence ATGAACTTGAAGAAGATTGCTACTCTGGTTTCCGCTGTCGCGCTGAGTGCAACGGTCAGTGCCAATGCGCTGGCAAAGGATACCATTGCTCTTGTTGTTTCCACGCTGAATAACCCGTTCTTTGTGTCGTTGAAAGATGGCGCTCAGAAAGAAGCGGACAAACTGGGCTACAACCTGGTGGTGCTTGATTCCCAGAACAACCCGGCCAAAGAACTTTCCAACGTGCAGGATTTGACCGTTCGTGGCACCAAGCTGTTGCTGATCAACCCGACGGATTCCAACGCAGTAGGTAACGCGGTGAAACTGGCTAATCAGGCTAAAATTCCGGTTATCACGCTGGACCGTGTTGCTGCCAGTGGTGAAGTCGTTAGCCACGTAGCTTCCGACAACGCCTTCGGCGGTAAAGTTGCCGGCGATTTCATCGCTAAAAAACTGGGTGAAGGCGCCAAAGTTATTCAACTGGAAGGCCTGGCAGGTACGTCTGCCGCTCGTGAACGCGGCGCTGGCTTCATGAAGTCTGCCGAGAAGAACAAATTCAACATGCTGGCAAGTCAGCCTGCAGATTTCGACCGTACCAAGGGTCTGAATGTGATGCAAAACCTGCTGACCGCTCACCCGGATGTCCAGGCGGTATTCGCCCAGAATGACGAAATGGCGTTGGGTGCTCTGCGTGCCCTGCAGACCGCAGGTCGTGACAATGTGATGGTTGTTGGTTTCGATGGTACTGCTGATGGCTTGAAAGCGGTAGAAAGCGGCAAGATGGCGGCTACCGTGGCTCAGCGTCCTGATCAGATCGGTGTCATCGGTGTGGAAACGGCTGACAAGGTGCTGAAAGGCGAAAAAGTACAGGCGATCATCCCTGTCGACCTGAAACTGGTTACTAAGCAATAA
- the rbsC gene encoding ribose ABC transporter permease, whose product MSSQTITAKRWLSKEWLMEQKSLIALLILIAVVSSMSPNFFTLNNLFNILQQTSVNAIMAVGMTLVILTSGIDLSVGSLLALTGAVAASIVGLEINALVAVFAALALGAVIGAGTGIIIAKGRVQAFIATLVMMLLLRGVTMVYTNGSPVNTGFSDAADALGWFGIGRPLGVPTPIWIMAVVFLATWYMLHHTRIGRYIYALGGNEAATRLSGISVDRVKIVVYSLCGLLSALAGIIEVARLSSAQPTAGTGYELDAIAAVVLGGTSLSGGKGRVVGTLIGALILGFLNNGLNLLGVSSYYQMIVKAVVILLAVLVDNKGSK is encoded by the coding sequence ATGAGTTCTCAAACTATCACAGCAAAGCGCTGGCTCAGCAAAGAGTGGCTGATGGAGCAAAAATCATTGATCGCCCTGCTGATTCTTATCGCTGTGGTGTCTTCAATGAGTCCCAACTTTTTTACCCTGAACAACTTGTTCAACATCCTGCAGCAAACGTCGGTAAACGCCATTATGGCGGTGGGAATGACGCTGGTTATCCTCACCTCCGGCATTGATTTGTCGGTAGGGTCGTTGCTGGCGCTGACAGGGGCGGTTGCCGCGTCTATCGTCGGGCTTGAGATCAATGCGTTGGTGGCAGTATTCGCGGCGCTGGCGCTGGGTGCGGTCATTGGTGCGGGGACGGGGATTATCATTGCCAAGGGGCGGGTTCAGGCCTTTATTGCTACGCTAGTGATGATGTTGCTGCTACGTGGCGTCACGATGGTCTACACCAACGGCAGTCCTGTCAATACCGGTTTTTCCGATGCGGCAGATGCGTTGGGGTGGTTCGGCATCGGACGTCCTCTGGGAGTACCTACGCCTATTTGGATTATGGCAGTGGTATTCCTGGCAACCTGGTACATGCTGCACCATACCCGCATTGGTCGCTATATCTATGCGTTGGGCGGTAATGAAGCGGCAACCCGTCTTTCCGGGATCAGCGTTGATAGAGTCAAAATCGTTGTGTATTCGTTGTGCGGTTTGTTGTCGGCATTGGCAGGCATTATTGAAGTGGCCCGTCTGTCTTCAGCACAGCCAACGGCAGGGACGGGGTATGAACTGGATGCCATTGCAGCGGTAGTGCTGGGTGGTACAAGTTTGTCAGGTGGTAAAGGACGCGTGGTGGGAACGTTAATCGGTGCCTTGATTCTGGGGTTCCTGAATAACGGGCTTAACCTGTTAGGGGTTTCTTCTTACTACCAGATGATCGTCAAGGCGGTGGTTATTCTGCTGGCGGTTTTGGTAGATAACAAAGGCAGTAAATAA
- the rbsA gene encoding ribose ABC transporter ATP-binding protein RbsA: MQPLLQLQGITKTFPGVKALSGAALNVYPGKVMALVGENGAGKSTMMKVLTGIYRRDAGSIQFLGKDVDFSGPKASQEAGIGIIHQELNLIPQLTIAENIFLGREFTNRLGRIDWKRMYDEADKLLKRLNLRYDSRRLVGELSIGDQQMVEIAKVLSFESRVIIMDEPTDALTDTETASLFSVIRELQAQGCGIVYISHRLKEIFEICDDVTVFRDGQFIGERAVSELQEDSLIEMMVGRKLEDQYPRLNQAPGDVRLQVSELSGPGVNNVSFTLRKGEILGVAGLMGAGRTELMKVLYGALPRTHGSVSLDGENIVARSPQDGLASGIVYISEDRKRDGLVLGMSVKENMSLTALRYFSNAAGSLRHGDEQQAVGDFIRMFNIRTPSMSQPIGLLSGGNQQKVAIARGLMTRPKVLILDEPTRGVDVGAKKEIYQLINQFKQEGLSIILVSSEMPEVLGMSDRIIVMHEGRLSGEFPIEQATQEALMAAAVGKQYGVKQE, from the coding sequence ATGCAACCTTTACTGCAATTGCAAGGCATCACCAAAACGTTCCCCGGCGTTAAGGCGCTGTCCGGCGCGGCATTGAATGTCTATCCGGGCAAAGTCATGGCGCTGGTGGGGGAAAACGGTGCCGGTAAATCCACCATGATGAAAGTGCTGACGGGCATTTATCGTCGGGATGCCGGTAGTATCCAGTTTTTGGGTAAGGATGTGGATTTCAGTGGTCCCAAAGCCTCTCAGGAAGCTGGTATCGGCATTATCCATCAGGAATTGAACCTGATTCCCCAATTAACCATTGCGGAAAATATTTTCCTCGGCCGTGAATTTACCAACCGCCTGGGGCGTATTGACTGGAAGCGTATGTATGACGAGGCGGATAAGCTGCTCAAGCGTTTGAACCTGCGCTATGACAGTCGCCGCCTGGTGGGGGAATTGTCGATTGGCGATCAGCAGATGGTTGAAATCGCCAAAGTGCTGAGCTTTGAGTCTCGGGTCATCATTATGGATGAACCCACCGATGCGCTGACGGATACCGAAACCGCCTCGCTGTTTAGTGTTATCCGGGAATTGCAGGCCCAGGGCTGCGGCATTGTCTATATCTCCCATCGACTCAAAGAGATTTTCGAAATCTGCGACGATGTGACCGTGTTCCGTGATGGCCAGTTTATCGGCGAGCGTGCAGTGAGTGAATTACAGGAAGATTCGCTGATTGAAATGATGGTGGGACGTAAGCTGGAAGATCAGTACCCCCGTTTGAATCAGGCGCCCGGTGACGTGCGTTTGCAGGTCAGCGAATTGTCTGGGCCGGGGGTGAATAACGTGAGCTTCACCCTGCGCAAAGGCGAGATTCTCGGGGTGGCCGGGCTAATGGGGGCCGGTCGCACCGAACTGATGAAAGTGTTGTATGGCGCGTTGCCACGTACCCACGGTAGCGTCTCCTTAGACGGGGAGAACATCGTGGCGCGCAGTCCACAAGACGGCCTGGCCAGCGGTATTGTGTATATTTCCGAAGACCGTAAGCGAGACGGACTGGTGCTCGGCATGTCGGTAAAAGAAAACATGTCCCTGACGGCACTGCGTTATTTCAGCAACGCAGCGGGTTCGCTGCGGCATGGCGATGAGCAACAGGCGGTGGGCGATTTTATCCGCATGTTCAATATTCGCACTCCGTCCATGTCCCAGCCGATCGGGTTATTGTCCGGTGGTAATCAGCAGAAAGTGGCGATCGCCCGTGGGTTGATGACCCGTCCCAAAGTGCTGATTCTGGATGAGCCGACCCGTGGCGTCGATGTCGGGGCAAAAAAAGAAATCTATCAGTTAATCAACCAGTTCAAGCAAGAAGGGTTAAGCATCATTCTGGTATCGTCGGAAATGCCTGAAGTGCTCGGGATGAGCGATCGCATTATCGTCATGCACGAAGGGCGCCTGAGCGGTGAGTTCCCGATTGAACAGGCTACACAGGAAGCGCTGATGGCTGCGGCCGTTGGTAAGCAATACGGCGTAAAGCAGGAGTAA